From one Halosimplex rubrum genomic stretch:
- a CDS encoding MFS transporter: protein MVDDAGRDGTGDETAGESRDAVPPSSYALVALGAVSYLLLMANWFALAAFLEPIGRGLGLSDTQAGALVGAVPLTYVPLSLLSGLALDRIGARRGIALAVGIFGVAQLLRSATTGFAGMLATTVLFAVGATGITFGLPKLVASVFPSRLLGTMSTVYILGSYAGTATAYSVGRAILGPALGGWRPTFRVLAAAALAFLVVWLPVAAWHARRHGTPYGGDAESSFALGSLRADVASVFSHRVMRLLVVVGTVYLLLSHSLQGWLPTLAGARGATTARAATVATLFVVGQAAGTVVVPPLSDRLGRRRGAVVACGGAALLGVAGLALGGGVLAASVAAVVVGTGVGGVSPLVRAIPTEIDEIGPALTATAVSLVFAVGELGGFFGPLFVGGLRDLTGSFLPGLAVLGVGALAMVAAGLRLPEI from the coding sequence ATGGTCGACGACGCGGGGCGCGACGGGACCGGCGACGAGACTGCCGGCGAGTCCCGGGACGCGGTGCCGCCGAGTTCCTACGCGCTGGTCGCCCTCGGCGCGGTGAGCTATCTCCTCCTGATGGCTAACTGGTTCGCCCTGGCGGCCTTCCTCGAACCCATCGGCCGGGGGCTCGGCCTCTCGGACACCCAGGCCGGCGCGCTGGTCGGCGCGGTCCCGCTCACCTACGTCCCGCTCTCCCTGTTGTCGGGGCTCGCGCTCGACCGGATCGGCGCCCGTCGCGGCATCGCGCTCGCCGTCGGGATCTTCGGGGTCGCACAGTTGCTCCGGTCGGCGACGACCGGCTTCGCCGGGATGCTCGCGACGACCGTCCTGTTCGCCGTCGGCGCCACGGGGATCACCTTCGGCCTGCCGAAGCTCGTCGCGAGCGTCTTCCCCTCGCGACTCCTGGGGACGATGTCGACGGTGTACATCCTCGGCTCGTACGCCGGCACGGCCACGGCCTACAGCGTCGGCCGCGCGATACTTGGCCCGGCCCTGGGCGGCTGGCGTCCCACCTTCCGCGTCCTCGCCGCCGCGGCGCTGGCCTTCCTCGTCGTCTGGCTCCCGGTCGCCGCCTGGCACGCCCGTCGCCACGGGACGCCCTACGGCGGCGACGCCGAGAGTTCGTTCGCGCTGGGCTCACTTCGGGCGGACGTGGCCAGCGTGTTCTCCCACCGCGTGATGCGACTGCTCGTCGTCGTCGGCACCGTCTACCTCCTGCTGAGCCACAGTCTCCAGGGGTGGCTCCCGACGCTGGCCGGCGCCCGCGGCGCGACGACGGCGAGGGCCGCCACCGTCGCGACGCTGTTCGTCGTCGGCCAGGCCGCGGGCACGGTGGTCGTCCCGCCGCTCTCCGACCGTCTGGGACGCCGCCGCGGCGCGGTCGTCGCCTGCGGCGGTGCGGCGCTCCTCGGGGTCGCCGGCCTTGCGCTCGGCGGGGGCGTCCTCGCGGCGAGCGTCGCCGCGGTCGTCGTCGGGACGGGTGTCGGCGGCGTCTCGCCGCTCGTCCGCGCCATCCCGACCGAGATCGACGAGATCGGCCCCGCGCTGACCGCGACCGCCGTGAGCCTCGTGTTCGCCGTCGGCGAGCTCGGCGGCTTCTTCGGGCCCTTGTTCGTCGGCGGTCTGCGGGACCTGACCGGCTCGTTCCTCCCCGGGCTCGCCGTGCTCGGGGTCGGCGCGCTGGCGATGGTCGCTGCCGGGTTGCGACTGCCCGAAATCTGA